CACTTCTCGAGCTGCTGGTGGTGATTGCTGTCATCGGCATCATGGCTGCGATTGCCGTGCCTAATTTCTTAGGATATCTGCCTAAATATCGCCTGAGAAGCGCGGCCCGGGACCTGTATTCAAACCTGCATCTCGTAAAGATGAGTGCCATCAAGAGCAACGCTTCATGGGCCATTGTTTTTAATGTCGATGCCGGCACGTATCAGGTGTGTTCGGGAAAGGGAGCTGACAACTCCTGGGGCGGTGCAAATGTGGTTGAGAAAACAGTGGCGCTGAGTGATTACGGCAACAGCGTCACCTACGGAAACGGCTGCGCCGCCAGTCCCGTCGGCTCCACTTTCGGGAACGGCGTTACCTATTCGAGTCCCACCGACGTGGCTGTCCTGAACTCTAGAGGCACTTCTAACGGCGGTTATGTTTACCTGACAGATATGACGGCCGCTTCTTGTATCGCTGTCGGCACCCGGTCCAGCGGCGTTATCAGATTGCTGAAATGGCCGTGGTAGGCTGAAACCTTTGAAAAACGCCCCCTTTTGCCCAATCCCTTTTAAATCTATGTTGCGTGAATCGAAATATGAATAGTTATATTGGTTTTATTTGTTCTGTTCGTTTGATTAGTTTACAAATACAAGCAATTAAACAAATGAAACCAATCGAACCAATCGAACTATTATATAAAAAAACAAAAATACTTCATGTAAGATTATTCGCCAGCAACTGTTATGCGACCCCTTACAATGTTTCTGAGATAGCCTTTCTATAATTTTAAAGCTGGTCAATGGTATTGGACCAGCACCGGTTCGGTAGATGAATTTGAGGGTTATGTGGCGTATTTTTATAAACAATTTTTATTTCTTGGTGAAGTACTGAGATTTCAAGATGTAGTGGTCTATTTGGACTTTGGTGGAACAATAATCCCAGGGACTGAGCTGGGTTACTTTTGGGCTGTGAGTGAAGGCGGCAGCTCGGCCATCCCCGAACCGGCCACCATGCTGCTTTTAGGCTCCGGCATGATCGGTCTGGCAGGAATCCGCAGAAAAATGAAAAAGTAACCCGGCACGATTTCAGCAACCAAAAAGGCAGGGCTTTTTCAAGCCCCGCCCTTTTTGGTGCAATACCTTGCCGCTATTAAATAATTTAACACAACCATTAAATAATTTAATAGCCACCCTTAAAAATTTAGCTTTCCATAATAGTTTCATCCCCGGCATCATCTTCCTTGCATTTTTGGCCTAATTAGATTATTGTAAATATACCATCTGGTTACACATGACAACCGGTGTTCAGAACACCTGCGAAAGCACTTTTGCAATCAACGCAAACATTATGGCATAAAAATTGCTCTAACTTTATTGGGGAGATTACAGCATGCGCCAGAATGCGGGGTTTACAGTATTTGAGTTGCTGATCGTTATCGCCATTGCCGGCGTGCTGACGGCCATTGCCGTGCCCAATTTTCTGGGCTATCAGTATAGTTATCGTTTAAAGGGCGCGATATCCACCTTGCGAGGCGATTTGTACGGTACCAAAATGCTGGCCATCAAGCGCGGCGTTCAATACAAAGTTGTTTTCACGGCCGACGGCTACCAGATCCAGCGGGGAACCTCCAGTTCAGGGACGTTTACTCTGGACCAGACCGAAATAACGAGAAACTTCGCTGATGAATACCCGGGTGTCACCGCTGATACCGCGGCTACCGCTAATCCGGTTTTCAGCCCCAGGGGCACGGCCACGCCGGTCACCATCACTTTAAAAACCAGCCAGAAGTCCCAGACAATCACAATTTCTCTGGCAGGAAGGATAAAGGTGAATTGATGAAACGTTTCATCATAGCGGGCACAAGCAGCGGATTTACCCTGATTGAATTGCTGGTTGTCATAGCCATCGGCGGTGTGCTGCTGACGGCCATTTACGAGCTTCTCAACACCAATACCAAGCTGTATTCTTCCAAAGAAAATACCATGATCATGACCCAGGATCTGCGGGCCGCCACGGATATTCTGATCCGTGAGATCCGCATGGCCGGCTGCAATCCCACCGGCGCCGGCGGGATCGGGTTTCAAACCAACTCGGATGACCGCTATAACACGGACGCAAATTCGATTCGCTTTACCATGGATACCGACGGCGACGGGGCGACTACCAGCAGCAATGAAGACATCAACTATTATCTTTACACATCCGGCGGTATCCAGAAGCTCGGGCGAAGAACAAGCGGTGCGGGCAGTCCGGAGCCTGTTGCCGAATACGTCACGAATCTTGCGTTTACCTATTATAATGCCGCAGGGGCGGTATTGACCCCGCCGCTGAGCGCCGCCGATTTGGGCAACATCCATGCGGTGGATATTTCCATAACCGCCGAGACGCCCAAAACCGATGCCATAACGCACGTAAAAAAGACCCACACCATGTCAACCCGGGTAAAAATCCGCAACGCCGGGCTTGAATGATATTCACCGACATGACACTAAAAAGGTATCGTGGCTCATGAATGCTATCAAAAAATGTACACAGTGGTCTAAGAACGAGAAAGGGGTAACCATTATCGAGATTCTGATGGCCATGTGCGTCCTGGCCGTCGGCATCCTGGCCGTTATCGCCATGCAGACCGCGTCCGCCAGGGGCAACTCAACCTCTTCAAAGAGCACGGATGGTCTTATTCTTGCTGTGGATCAAATCGAAAAACTGATGGAACGGGCTTGGGACCATGCGGATCTGGATTCCAGCGGCAATCCCCACTCGGTTACTAACGGCCAGTACACCGTTGCCTGGAATGTAACCGATAATGGGGTGATCGACAATACCAAAACCATCAATATGACGGTGACCTGGTCGAGTTGGGGCATCCAAAGGCGGATTTCCGTGCAGTATGTTATACCGAGAATCATTTGACAGGCGAGGAAAAGCATGAATTCTTTTTGCAAACCTATCCAAAACGAAGACGGTTTTGTACTTATCGTGGCCCTGTTTGTTCTGATTCTGCTGACCATCATCGGCATTTCAGCAACCAACACCTCGATCATCGACCTTCAGATTGCCGCAAACGATAAAGCTTACAAGATCGCATTTTATAATGCCGACAGCGGTGTCTACACGACCCCTAAGCTTATCTCCCGTACGATTGATGCGGGCGCGCAGATCACCGGGAGCGACCTGGGCAATATCAGCTACCTGAGTCGCCCGACCGGTGACACCACCGATTTTTTCAGGCAGGTCATGGGCTATGACGCCTATGATGGCGGCACCCTGGATATTCAATTTACCCTTGGCAGCAATAATGTGAATGTGGACGTCAACCGCACCGGGCAGCAAACCCTGGTCGGCGGCGGCGCTGAATTTGCCAGCGGCGCCGAAGGAATCGGCGGCGGCGCCTCCGTGGCTGTTTATTTCGATATGGATTCCTTCGGTTCGGGACCTTACAATGCCAACTCCAACGTGGGCGCAACCTACCGAAAAGTGGTGGGAGTACCAGGAGGATTATAACCATGAAACTAAAAACTACTATTAACATATTGATATTAACAAGTATTTTGTTATTTCCGGCGGCAGCGTTCGGTTTTACGGAGCCGAACAACGCCCAGTACTCCTGCCAGCCCATATTCCAGGTCAATACCGTGCCGCCTAATATCCTGATTATCATGGACAATTCCGGAAGCATGAATGATCGGGCCTACTCGGAGAATTACGACCATGACACCCGCTATTACGGCTATTTTGAGCCTTATGTGAAATACAGTTACGCCAGCCAAGTATTTACCCGCAATACCAGCGGTGGGTGGGACGGTAACTTTCTGAACTGGGCGGTCATGCGCCGGATCGATCTGGCCCGCAAGGTGCTCATGGGCGGAAAGGCCACCTCGCGCACTGGGGGCGGCAATCAGACCAATATCGGGGAAGCCCCATCCGGGTGGGATTTTATTGTCTCGACCGGTCAAACCGACGACTGGAACGTTACTCCCTATCCGGGTAAAAAGTTTAAATTCGTTGTTGATGCTGGTGCATTTGATTTCAAACATTCTACTGATGGATTGACATGGACTACCGTAACTGGCTTTACGATCAAGGTCCGAAAAGACGCCACCCAAGCGGATGAAGCTGCCAATTTTGTGGACGGAAATATTGCCGGCGTGCTTCAAAAGGTAGGCAACAAGGCCAGGTGGGGAAACGAGTGGTTTAACTATGGAACCGGAGCGAACAAAAGCGGCGGAAGGGTTGTCAATACCATCTCCAGCGGCAACATAACAAGTATGGTCACCGATTTACAGAACACCCCCGCCGATACCTGGACGCCGCTGGGCGAGGCGTATTATACGGCCGTGCAGTACTACAAACAGCAGAGTCCCGACACGTCCCTGGACTACAAGTCCACCCATGTTCCATGCGCCAACATCAATGACGATCCCTACTATAACGGCAGCGAGTTTGTACCCTGTGCCAAGAGCTTTGTGATCCTGATCACCGACGGCGCCTCTACCATGGATGGCAAGATACCGGCCGCACTCAGAGATTATGCCGACAGTTTCGACACCTTTGTCGGTACTGACGACGGCGTGGCCTGCAACGAAAGCACCGGGTCAGGGTGTGAATACGGATCAAGAGGAACCGATTATCTCAAGGATGTGGCCCTCTACGCCCGCACTACCGATTTGCGCAGTTCCAGCGTCGGCAAGACCAATCTTTCCGGCGAACAGAACATGCTCCTGTATACCATCTTTGCCGCTTTCGGCCAAACCGATGCCAATGCCGAGAATTTGCTGAAAGAGGCTGCCAAAAACGGCGGTTTTGTCGAAAAGGACGGTACTCTCGGTCCCAGCAGCACCGCGGAGTGGGATAGCAACAGTGACGGTTTGCCGGATACGTATTACAAGGCCGATAACGGATATGAACTGGAGGCCAAGCTGCTGCAGGCCATCAACGACATCCTGGAGCGGGCGGCCTCCGGTACGGCCGTCTCGGTGCTGGCCACCTCCGGGGAGGGTGAGGGCAGCCTGGTCCAGGCCTACTTCCGGCCCCTGGTCACAAGCGGCGTAACGGAAGTCAATTGGCTTGGATACCTGCAGTCATTGTGGGTGGATTCCTTTGGCAACCTGAGGGAGGATACCAACGCAAATCAAACCCTGGACATTGCAACCGACAAGGTCATTACCTATTTTGTCGACTCAAGTTCCGGAGACACCAAAATTAAAAGATTTGCCGTCACCTCCAGTGACCCCTATCCTGACGTGGATACCGACGCTTATGAGACCGTGGAACTCGATGAAATCACGGCTGTCTGGCAGGCCGGCCGGCGGTTGTCCGAGCGCAGCGCAGATGACCGCAAGATATTTACATACATTGATAAGGATGACGATGATGTGGTGGATGAAAGTGTAGATGATCCTTTTGATGACAGCGGAGAGGTGGTTCGCTTCCACACCGGAGCTGCTGCTGAAATAACGCCTTATCTGGGGGTGCAGGATAATTCCACCTGGGAATATCTGGCAGGGTCCCTGGCCAACACCCAAAGTAACCGGGTTACCAACCTGATTCAGTACATCCGCGGAAACGATATTTCCGGGCTGAGAACAAGGACGCTTGATTATGACAATGACGGCGCCGACGAGACCTGGAAGCTGGGGGATATTATCCATTCCACGCCGGTTACCATTTCCAAACCCCCGGATAATTTTCACGTTATCTACGGTGACGAATCTTACCAGAACTTTCATAATGCCTTTAAAGACCGGGAAACAGTGGTTTTCGTAGGGGCCAACGACGGAATGCTCCACGCTTTTACTTCCTGGAAATACGACAGTGCCACCCTAAAATACGAGGACCCCTACCCCGCGGACGGTGTCGTCGATTCAACCTATATTGCCAACGAAGTGATTGGGGATGAGCTGTGGGCCTTTATTCCCCAGAGTCTTTTGCCCCACCTGAAATGGCTTCCGTCCCCCGATTATTCCCATGTCTATTATGTGGACATGAAGCCCAAGGTTTTCGACGCCAAAATACTCCCGGATGATACTCACTATTCCGACAGCGACTCGGGAAAAAACTGGGGTACCTTTCTTTTGGTGGGCTTCAACCTGGGCGGCGGGTTCATCCAGGCCAAGGAGGACTTTGATTACGACGGCAGTAATACCGATACCGGAAGTCTCCGGGATTTTTATCCCAGTTATGTCCTCCTGGATGTGACCGAGCCGCGGAACCCCAGAGTGATGTGGGAAAGAAGCTATGATGACTTACAGGCCAGCGCATCTACACCTACG
This DNA window, taken from Candidatus Desulfatibia profunda, encodes the following:
- a CDS encoding pilus assembly PilX N-terminal domain-containing protein, giving the protein MNSFCKPIQNEDGFVLIVALFVLILLTIIGISATNTSIIDLQIAANDKAYKIAFYNADSGVYTTPKLISRTIDAGAQITGSDLGNISYLSRPTGDTTDFFRQVMGYDAYDGGTLDIQFTLGSNNVNVDVNRTGQQTLVGGGAEFASGAEGIGGGASVAVYFDMDSFGSGPYNANSNVGATYRKVVGVPGGL
- a CDS encoding GspH/FimT family pseudopilin, whose product is MRQNAGFTVFELLIVIAIAGVLTAIAVPNFLGYQYSYRLKGAISTLRGDLYGTKMLAIKRGVQYKVVFTADGYQIQRGTSSSGTFTLDQTEITRNFADEYPGVTADTAATANPVFSPRGTATPVTITLKTSQKSQTITISLAGRIKVN
- a CDS encoding GspH/FimT family pseudopilin, with protein sequence MRKQAGFTLLELLVVIAVIGIMAAIAVPNFLGYLPKYRLRSAARDLYSNLHLVKMSAIKSNASWAIVFNVDAGTYQVCSGKGADNSWGGANVVEKTVALSDYGNSVTYGNGCAASPVGSTFGNGVTYSSPTDVAVLNSRGTSNGGYVYLTDMTAASCIAVGTRSSGVIRLLKWPW
- a CDS encoding prepilin-type N-terminal cleavage/methylation domain-containing protein, translated to MKRFIIAGTSSGFTLIELLVVIAIGGVLLTAIYELLNTNTKLYSSKENTMIMTQDLRAATDILIREIRMAGCNPTGAGGIGFQTNSDDRYNTDANSIRFTMDTDGDGATTSSNEDINYYLYTSGGIQKLGRRTSGAGSPEPVAEYVTNLAFTYYNAAGAVLTPPLSAADLGNIHAVDISITAETPKTDAITHVKKTHTMSTRVKIRNAGLE
- a CDS encoding PEP-CTERM sorting domain-containing protein; its protein translation is MAYFYKQFLFLGEVLRFQDVVVYLDFGGTIIPGTELGYFWAVSEGGSSAIPEPATMLLLGSGMIGLAGIRRKMKK